The Amycolatopsis sp. DG1A-15b genome window below encodes:
- a CDS encoding GGDEF domain-containing protein has product MDITYAQLADATWWHDVAERELERARRLGDHVGVLLLDLDHFKDINDRFGHLTGDAVLRAVADVVRGCVRGHGPDLAGRWGGEEFVVLLPGLDPADLRAAAERIRAAIAAIAIRGVDRRTGEAVVIRLTASVGAAMFPDHGGDLTTVLLAVDDAVYRAKDRGRDQTVTASS; this is encoded by the coding sequence ATCGACATTACCTACGCCCAGCTCGCCGACGCCACCTGGTGGCACGACGTGGCCGAACGCGAACTCGAGCGCGCCCGCCGCCTCGGCGACCACGTCGGGGTGCTGCTGCTGGATCTGGACCACTTCAAGGACATCAACGACCGGTTCGGGCACCTGACCGGCGACGCCGTGCTGCGCGCGGTGGCCGACGTGGTGCGCGGCTGCGTGCGCGGGCACGGCCCGGACCTGGCCGGCCGCTGGGGCGGCGAGGAATTCGTGGTCCTGTTGCCCGGCCTGGACCCCGCTGACCTGCGGGCAGCTGCCGAGCGGATCCGGGCCGCGATCGCCGCGATCGCCATCCGGGGGGTCGACCGCCGCACCGGTGAAGCTGTCGTGATCAGGCTGACGGCCTCGGTCGGCGCAGCGATGTTCCCCGACCACGGCGGCGACCTAACCACGGTGCTGCTGGCCGTCGACGACGCCGTCTACCGGGCGAAGGACCGCGGCCGCGACCAGACCGTCACCGCCTCAAGCTGA
- a CDS encoding AbiV family abortive infection protein produces MVEMSPSAAREFWKALMDNASALVTDAHTLLAAGSYGRARSLSVLAQEELGKALWIYEDFSFSWNEGDDSPRVVDNLTQHGRDHTMKYLEAVVFGDELAEFWGDYSRVRELGASHDSWEEAYAQRQREAELAAREANAAKQQGFYVDRAKDGSVLSPTALPAGTTETDLQTAAQVIEMLLIRDHTRMKHDAKTPYDSTHEQQFRLLPVAHPEDWAAFQDARVREERHTGEAAAQVAEPSGPRPETPPDQAIDPAAES; encoded by the coding sequence ATGGTCGAGATGAGTCCGTCCGCTGCGCGCGAATTCTGGAAAGCGTTGATGGATAACGCATCCGCCCTGGTCACTGATGCCCATACTTTGTTGGCCGCTGGCTCGTACGGGCGCGCTCGCTCGTTGAGCGTCCTGGCGCAGGAAGAGCTCGGCAAGGCCCTCTGGATCTACGAGGACTTCTCTTTCAGCTGGAACGAAGGCGATGACAGTCCTCGTGTAGTGGACAACCTTACGCAGCACGGACGTGATCACACGATGAAGTACCTTGAAGCTGTCGTATTCGGCGACGAGCTTGCCGAATTCTGGGGAGATTACAGCCGAGTTCGCGAACTGGGTGCCAGCCACGATTCGTGGGAAGAGGCATATGCGCAACGTCAACGAGAAGCCGAGCTTGCTGCCCGCGAGGCCAATGCCGCTAAACAGCAGGGTTTCTATGTCGACCGGGCGAAGGACGGATCCGTGCTGTCACCTACCGCACTCCCGGCCGGAACGACCGAAACAGATCTTCAGACCGCGGCGCAGGTGATCGAGATGCTGCTCATTCGCGATCACACTCGGATGAAGCACGACGCCAAGACACCGTATGACAGCACCCATGAGCAGCAGTTTCGGCTGCTTCCCGTAGCTCATCCAGAAGACTGGGCAGCGTTCCAGGACGCGAGGGTCAGAGAGGAGCGCCACACGGGAGAAGCAGCGGCGCAGGTAGCCGAGCCCTCCGGGCCGAGACCAGAAACCCCACCTGACCAGGCAATTGATCCCGCTGCCGAGTCCTGA
- a CDS encoding RNA ligase family protein, with amino-acid sequence MAARASSRVPDWITPMLAKPDGGQLRAGPEWAYEYKLDGYRACMQIAPDGTTVLTSRNGIDFTHEFADLAGVLAPALDDRAAVLDGEIVVYNDAGQIDFGLLQERRGRYQTYRSSPRRDEPFDDVPVRFLAFDLLQLGTKSLLRQPYEERRGLLAGLAMPDPYRISVVRGFTFTELAADRRTPKDLLDHVAATGHEGLVAKRLSAPYVPGKRPDYWCKHALIQTAEVIICGWRICEQLQ; translated from the coding sequence ATGGCTGCACGTGCCTCCTCACGGGTGCCCGACTGGATCACACCGATGCTCGCCAAGCCCGACGGCGGCCAGCTGCGAGCTGGTCCCGAGTGGGCGTATGAGTACAAGCTGGACGGCTACCGGGCCTGCATGCAGATCGCCCCCGACGGCACCACAGTGCTCACCAGCCGCAACGGCATCGACTTCACCCACGAGTTCGCCGACCTCGCCGGCGTCCTCGCCCCCGCCCTCGACGACCGGGCCGCGGTGCTCGACGGCGAGATCGTCGTCTACAACGACGCCGGCCAGATCGACTTCGGGCTGCTGCAGGAACGCCGCGGCCGCTACCAGACCTACCGCAGCTCCCCTCGCCGCGACGAGCCGTTCGACGACGTTCCCGTCCGGTTTCTCGCCTTCGACCTGCTACAGCTCGGCACGAAGTCCCTGCTGCGCCAACCGTACGAGGAGCGCCGTGGCCTGCTGGCCGGGCTGGCGATGCCTGATCCGTACCGGATCTCGGTCGTGCGCGGGTTCACCTTCACCGAGCTGGCCGCCGATCGCCGCACCCCAAAGGACCTGCTCGACCACGTCGCCGCCACCGGACATGAAGGACTCGTCGCCAAGCGCTTGAGCGCTCCGTACGTACCGGGCAAGCGCCCGGATTACTGGTGCAAGCACGCCCTGATCCAGACCGCCGAGGTGATCATCTGCGGGTGGCGAATCTGCGAGCAATTGCAGTGA
- a CDS encoding helix-turn-helix transcriptional regulator, which produces MTARLDYKWNLRELMARQGMFQTTHLRPKLAERGIALSDSQVYRLVVDKPERLSMKTLIALIDILGCAMEDLIEPVAVAQPQRKSAAAARDEAGVGDFRPKRAKIVTDRP; this is translated from the coding sequence GTGACCGCGCGGCTCGATTACAAGTGGAACCTACGTGAGTTGATGGCACGTCAAGGTATGTTCCAGACCACCCACCTGCGGCCGAAGCTGGCAGAGCGGGGGATCGCTCTGTCCGACAGCCAGGTCTACCGGCTGGTGGTCGACAAGCCGGAACGTCTGAGCATGAAGACGCTGATAGCCTTGATCGATATCCTCGGCTGTGCGATGGAGGACCTGATCGAGCCCGTGGCGGTCGCGCAGCCGCAGCGCAAGAGCGCCGCCGCGGCCAGAGACGAGGCGGGAGTCGGCGATTTTCGTCCGAAACGAGCCAAAATCGTCACTGACCGTCCATGA
- a CDS encoding tetratricopeptide repeat protein: protein MDRLLVDLDENGCVSVSTCLDGELPGTATTSGALAWPWDSEKSEDLRWYLEDYLRAPFGVYEDRGSRIANELPEWGRAMFSALFGMGPARDAYVTIRSRAVRPGATEIVLRSAVPAWLGLPWELLHDPKLPTHVVLDGVGISRSLPTAQWGPSFAVEGSRLRVLMVISRPRGADDVRYQMIARPLLRRLAAVHGDIDLVVLRPPTLDALIETLREARAAGSPFQIVHFDGHGMFSGARAGAGAGAPWSYGQPAGEGVLVFEKPGGGADEVPADRIGQVLGEAQVPVVVLNACQSGAVGKQLEATVATRLLAGGASAVVAMAYSVYAVAAAEFMAAFYERLFTGDTVGDAVLAGRARMASSPKRPSPKGEVKLKDWVIPVHYLRREVRFPDLRIRPAARAEVTLEAALDALRASNTSHQGDLLAPVGEFVGRDGLFYTLEVAARTQRVVLVHGPGGTGKSELAKAFGRWWRDTGGVERPEWVIWHSFEPGVASFGLDGVISAIGLAVYGVDFALQELSVRRDLVHQVLRERRLLLVWDNFESACSMPKPTSATPPLDAAAKNELRNFLHEVATGGRSAVLVTSRTPETWLGELRRIELGGLTREEAVEYADHVLHPYPAARPRRKSRAFAELLEWLDGHPLSMRLLLPHLDTTDPAVLLAGLRGTRTLPDSIEDGRTTSLPASITYSITHLDPTARRLLVALSLCVGVADATILSVFSRDEHVPNRFRGIDFHGWKSVLHHAAEVGLLTARGGTLYGIHPALPAYLAWQWNAEDSEIYTADRAAAERALLNTYSSLGAWLHDNITSDDAAHAYQMIGLHRRMLGHMLGFALRHRRWSEAQKILQPLELFWRRDGLTVEAQGWADRVRLTLEDADGNPPPLDQPAGSLWLFMVNAHANRLHLAGQMDAAEASYVEIREMLLAQPESKWQRARLATITHQLGILVQDRGRIDEAEQWYRQSFTINEELGDRTNMADSYQQFGAVALKRGRLDEAEQWYRRSLTINDELSRRPGIGVSCHQLGILAQLRGRLDEAEQWYRRSLVINEELGDRPSTSGSYHNLGILAQLRGRPDEAEQWYLRSLTINEELSDRPRIRASYHELGTVAQSRGRLDEAEQWYRRSLTIKEELGDRPGMSLSYHQLGTVAQRRGRLDEAEQWYRRSLTINEELSDRPAMARTYAQMGLLAELRGEIREALEWMVRCVTLFDEFPHPATDPGPSTLTRLTTQLGLRILEEIWSDVTGAPLPTGVLKFIQDGGTAEENNE, encoded by the coding sequence GTGGACCGGCTGCTGGTCGATCTTGATGAGAATGGGTGTGTGTCGGTGTCCACGTGCTTGGACGGCGAACTCCCGGGCACGGCTACCACGTCCGGGGCCTTGGCGTGGCCGTGGGATTCGGAAAAATCCGAGGATTTGCGTTGGTACCTAGAGGACTACCTTCGAGCGCCGTTCGGTGTCTACGAGGACCGGGGCAGCCGGATCGCCAATGAGCTACCGGAGTGGGGCAGGGCGATGTTCTCCGCTCTGTTCGGAATGGGCCCAGCACGTGACGCCTACGTCACCATCCGCAGCCGTGCCGTGCGGCCTGGTGCGACAGAGATCGTCCTGCGGTCGGCGGTGCCTGCCTGGCTAGGGCTGCCCTGGGAGCTTCTGCACGACCCCAAGCTGCCTACACACGTGGTGCTGGACGGAGTCGGGATCAGTCGTAGCCTGCCGACTGCGCAGTGGGGACCTAGCTTCGCCGTGGAGGGTTCGAGGCTGCGGGTGTTGATGGTGATCTCCCGGCCACGCGGCGCCGACGATGTCCGCTACCAGATGATCGCCCGCCCACTGCTGCGTCGGCTGGCTGCGGTGCATGGTGATATCGACTTGGTGGTGCTGCGCCCACCGACTCTGGACGCACTGATCGAGACATTGCGGGAAGCCCGTGCGGCGGGGAGCCCTTTCCAGATCGTGCATTTTGATGGCCATGGCATGTTCTCCGGCGCCAGAGCCGGGGCCGGTGCGGGCGCACCGTGGAGCTACGGTCAGCCGGCGGGCGAAGGCGTGCTGGTGTTCGAGAAGCCTGGTGGTGGTGCCGATGAGGTACCGGCGGACCGGATCGGACAGGTGCTGGGTGAGGCGCAGGTGCCGGTGGTGGTGCTCAACGCCTGCCAGTCCGGCGCGGTGGGCAAGCAGTTGGAGGCGACGGTAGCGACCCGGCTGCTGGCGGGGGGTGCATCGGCGGTGGTGGCGATGGCCTACAGCGTCTATGCGGTGGCCGCAGCCGAGTTCATGGCCGCATTCTACGAGCGGCTGTTCACCGGTGACACGGTCGGTGATGCAGTACTGGCCGGTCGCGCTCGGATGGCAAGTAGCCCTAAGCGCCCCAGCCCGAAGGGTGAGGTGAAGCTTAAGGATTGGGTCATCCCGGTGCATTACCTGCGCCGCGAGGTCCGCTTCCCCGACCTGCGAATCCGACCTGCCGCACGCGCCGAAGTGACACTGGAGGCCGCGCTGGACGCGCTGCGCGCCTCCAATACCAGTCACCAAGGTGATCTGCTCGCGCCGGTGGGTGAGTTCGTCGGCCGAGATGGGCTGTTCTACACCTTGGAGGTCGCTGCCCGCACGCAGCGGGTGGTGCTCGTGCACGGTCCGGGCGGAACCGGAAAATCCGAGTTAGCAAAGGCGTTCGGGCGGTGGTGGCGCGATACCGGCGGTGTGGAGCGCCCGGAGTGGGTGATCTGGCATTCGTTCGAGCCGGGCGTCGCCTCGTTCGGGCTGGACGGGGTGATCTCGGCTATCGGTTTAGCCGTGTACGGCGTCGACTTCGCGCTGCAGGAGCTTTCGGTTCGCAGGGATCTGGTCCATCAGGTGCTGCGGGAGCGCCGGCTGTTGTTGGTGTGGGACAACTTCGAGTCGGCGTGCTCTATGCCCAAGCCCACCTCGGCTACCCCGCCGCTGGACGCCGCGGCCAAAAACGAGCTGCGCAACTTTCTCCATGAGGTTGCGACTGGCGGCCGCAGTGCCGTACTGGTCACCAGTCGCACTCCAGAGACCTGGCTGGGCGAGCTGCGCCGCATCGAACTGGGCGGTCTGACCCGCGAAGAGGCAGTGGAGTACGCCGATCACGTGCTACACCCGTACCCGGCAGCGAGGCCCCGGCGAAAGTCCCGTGCGTTCGCCGAGCTGCTGGAATGGTTGGACGGTCACCCGCTGAGCATGCGGTTGCTGCTGCCCCATTTGGATACCACCGACCCCGCCGTCCTCCTGGCCGGTCTACGCGGCACCCGTACACTGCCTGACAGTATCGAGGATGGCCGCACCACGTCGCTGCCGGCCAGCATCACCTACTCCATTACCCACCTCGATCCAACCGCACGGCGGCTGCTGGTAGCGCTCAGCTTGTGTGTCGGTGTCGCCGACGCGACTATTCTCAGCGTGTTCTCCAGAGACGAGCACGTTCCCAACCGCTTCCGCGGGATCGACTTCCACGGTTGGAAGTCCGTGCTGCACCACGCCGCCGAAGTAGGACTGCTCACTGCGCGAGGCGGGACCTTATATGGCATCCACCCTGCCCTGCCTGCCTACCTGGCCTGGCAGTGGAATGCCGAGGACTCCGAAATCTACACGGCTGACCGCGCCGCCGCCGAACGTGCACTGCTCAATACCTACAGCTCCCTCGGAGCCTGGCTACATGACAACATCACCTCAGATGACGCGGCGCACGCCTATCAGATGATCGGCCTTCATCGCCGAATGCTGGGGCATATGCTCGGCTTTGCGTTACGACACCGCCGATGGTCCGAGGCTCAGAAGATTCTTCAACCCCTAGAACTGTTTTGGCGTCGCGATGGACTGACCGTTGAAGCTCAGGGTTGGGCCGACCGAGTCCGCCTCACTCTGGAGGATGCAGACGGGAACCCGCCACCGCTCGATCAACCGGCAGGTTCGTTGTGGCTCTTCATGGTTAACGCGCACGCCAATCGCCTACATCTCGCAGGTCAAATGGATGCCGCGGAAGCCAGCTATGTCGAGATCCGCGAGATGCTGCTGGCACAGCCTGAGTCGAAGTGGCAACGCGCGCGGCTCGCAACTATCACCCACCAACTCGGCATTTTGGTGCAGGATCGGGGGCGGATCGACGAGGCCGAGCAGTGGTACCGCCAATCCTTCACCATTAATGAGGAGTTGGGTGACCGGACCAACATGGCTGACTCGTACCAACAGTTCGGCGCCGTGGCTCTGAAGCGGGGGCGACTGGACGAGGCCGAGCAGTGGTACCGCCGATCCCTCACCATCAACGACGAGCTGAGTCGCCGGCCCGGTATAGGCGTTTCCTGCCATCAGCTCGGCATTCTGGCGCAGTTGCGGGGGCGACTGGACGAGGCCGAGCAGTGGTACCGCCGATCCCTCGTCATCAACGAGGAGTTGGGTGATCGACCCAGCACGAGCGGCTCCTACCACAACCTCGGCATTCTGGCGCAATTGCGGGGGCGACCAGATGAGGCCGAGCAGTGGTACCTCCGATCCCTCACCATCAACGAGGAGCTGAGTGATCGACCCCGCATTCGCGCTTCCTACCACGAGCTCGGCACCGTCGCGCAGTCGCGGGGGCGACTGGACGAGGCTGAGCAGTGGTACCGCCGATCCCTCACCATCAAAGAGGAGCTGGGTGATCGACCCGGCATGAGCCTTAGCTACCACCAGCTCGGCACCGTGGCACAGAGGCGGGGGCGACTGGACGAGGCTGAGCAGTGGTACCGCCGATCCCTCACCATCAACGAGGAGCTGAGTGATCGACCCGCTATGGCCAGGACCTATGCCCAGATGGGGCTCCTCGCCGAGCTTCGAGGGGAAATTCGCGAGGCACTTGAATGGATGGTCCGATGTGTGACGTTATTCGACGAGTTTCCGCATCCAGCAACAGACCCCGGTCCATCAACTCTGACTCGGTTGACAACACAACTCGGTCTACGAATCTTGGAGGAAATCTGGAGCGATGTGACTGGAGCACCGCTGCCGACAGGTGTCCTGAAGTTCATCCAAGACGGTGGTACAGCTGAGGAGAACAATGAGTGA
- a CDS encoding OST-HTH/LOTUS domain-containing protein — translation MWLCRAYGPTTIRRAYAGWTNPRFGRYQHALERNGVDLVQLGHGPSRKNGADIRMTVGAETSASARLVSVCSEYKLWGSIVASTDARPNSSIPTGQPGYRLADAEELLVTAMGQTASTVLTASAVKSKMVTLDPAFDEANYGCASFREFLARLGHRVHVVDRSGGDITPALISPAAEPLESSATG, via the coding sequence ATGTGGCTGTGCCGGGCGTACGGGCCGACCACCATCCGCCGCGCCTATGCCGGCTGGACCAACCCGCGCTTCGGGCGCTACCAGCACGCGCTCGAGCGCAACGGTGTCGACCTGGTGCAGCTCGGGCACGGGCCGTCCCGCAAGAACGGCGCGGACATCCGGATGACGGTCGGCGCGGAGACCTCGGCCAGCGCCCGGCTGGTGTCGGTGTGCTCGGAATACAAGCTGTGGGGCTCGATCGTCGCGAGCACCGACGCGCGGCCGAACTCCTCCATCCCGACCGGGCAGCCCGGCTATCGGCTCGCCGACGCCGAGGAGTTGCTGGTGACCGCCATGGGCCAGACCGCTTCCACGGTCCTGACCGCCTCAGCGGTGAAGTCGAAAATGGTCACGCTGGACCCGGCGTTCGACGAGGCCAACTACGGCTGCGCGAGCTTCCGCGAGTTCCTGGCCCGGCTAGGGCATCGCGTCCACGTTGTCGACCGCAGCGGCGGCGATATCACCCCGGCCCTCATCAGCCCCGCCGCTGAACCGCTGGAGAGCTCGGCCACCGGCTGA
- a CDS encoding tyrosine-type recombinase/integrase produces the protein MQQQEGEPAGSARLELVDGVVLLRPEDAVLQAMLRGWEAQQVGGRGLQRSSVRDRLGVVRRFLTYTNEFPWHWTPAHLDEWMVDLVSHSGRAKSTIRNYQDAVRSFCDFLVRPEYHWAAECETRFGTHPVQICFEWNTLAHLTNYEGHPDRRPMTREELQRFFDHADTQVESAVRRRRKGALAAYRDATLFKVMYAYGLRVREATRLDVTDWYRNPKAPELGRYGNLEVRWGKASRGSPPRRRTVHTVMPWIVEVLEDYVANVLPRYGFPDHPALWLTERGGRVMPRSIEQRFVDYRTALKLDAALVPHCLRHSHVTHQIEDGIDPKFVQEQVGHRYASTTAIYTGVSGDFMNTMMRSALDKVSHSEKTELR, from the coding sequence GTGCAGCAGCAGGAGGGTGAGCCAGCCGGATCAGCTCGGCTGGAACTGGTCGACGGTGTGGTATTACTGCGGCCAGAAGACGCGGTCCTGCAGGCCATGTTGCGCGGGTGGGAAGCTCAACAGGTCGGTGGCCGCGGGTTGCAGCGCTCCTCGGTGCGCGACCGGCTCGGCGTGGTACGCCGGTTCCTGACCTACACCAACGAGTTCCCTTGGCACTGGACACCGGCACACCTCGACGAGTGGATGGTCGATCTGGTCAGCCACAGCGGGCGGGCCAAATCCACGATCCGCAACTATCAAGATGCGGTGCGGTCGTTCTGCGACTTCCTGGTCCGACCCGAATATCACTGGGCGGCAGAGTGTGAGACCCGGTTCGGGACGCATCCGGTGCAGATCTGTTTCGAGTGGAACACGCTGGCACATCTGACGAACTACGAGGGTCATCCGGATCGCCGTCCCATGACACGCGAGGAATTACAACGATTCTTCGACCACGCCGACACTCAGGTCGAATCCGCTGTACGCCGCCGTCGCAAGGGCGCGCTGGCAGCGTACCGGGACGCGACGTTGTTCAAGGTGATGTACGCCTACGGTCTACGTGTCCGGGAGGCAACAAGGCTCGACGTCACGGACTGGTACCGCAACCCGAAAGCGCCCGAACTGGGACGGTACGGCAATCTCGAAGTGCGCTGGGGCAAGGCATCCCGAGGCAGCCCGCCACGACGGCGCACCGTGCACACGGTGATGCCGTGGATCGTCGAGGTGCTTGAGGACTATGTGGCGAATGTCCTGCCCCGATACGGCTTCCCGGACCATCCCGCGTTGTGGTTGACCGAACGCGGAGGCCGGGTCATGCCTCGCAGCATCGAGCAGCGGTTCGTCGACTACCGGACCGCGCTGAAGCTCGACGCCGCACTGGTTCCGCACTGTCTTCGTCATTCGCATGTGACCCACCAAATCGAGGACGGCATCGATCCGAAGTTCGTACAGGAACAGGTCGGTCACCGGTATGCATCAACCACCGCGATCTACACAGGAGTAAGCGGGGACTTCATGAACACCATGATGCGCAGTGCTCTCGACAAGGTGTCCCACTCGGAAAAGACGGAACTTCGGTGA